AGCTGATTTCGGTCGTTGCCATCGCCTGTATCGTTCATGCACTGGTCACCTACTCCATCGCCGTCAAGACACTGGGAAAAATGAATCCCTTACAGTTTTTTAAAGGAATCGCTCCGGCCAGCCTTGTTGCATTCAGTACACAAAGCAGCTCAGGCACACTGCCGGTCACAATCAAATGCTCAGAAGATAACCTGGGAGTGTCGAAAAAAATATCAAGCTTTATTCTGCCGTTGGGTGCTACCGTAAACATGGATGGAACATCACTTTACTTGAGTGTTGCCGCCCTCTTTGCCGCACAGGCGTATGGTGTTGAATTAGGATTCACACAAATACTGATGATTGTCCTGATTGGAACATTAGGTTCAATTGGTGCCGCTGGTGTCCCTGGAGCAGGTCTGGTTATGTTAACACTCGTATTGACTACATTAAATTTACCATTAGAAGCTATCGCATTAATTGCCGGAGTTGACCGTTTCATGGATATGTTCCGGACTGCAGTCAATATCACAGGGGACGCTGCAGGATCTATCGTGATTAACTCATCCGAAAAAAATCTCGACGAAACACCTGATTCTGAATCAACAGCTGGATAGAATTACTAAAGAGGCTGGGACAAAACAAAAAAGTGTTGCCAAAAGACGAACAATGCATGGAAATAGCGGAGGGAATATACGTAGACTCCTGGGGGAGGAAAGGCATCGTTGAGACTCCGAAGTGCGCTAGCAATCTTTTCTGCGAGGAGTGCTGCTCCTCCGAAATAATTTGCAACACGACGAGCACAAGGAGGCTCACCAGCCGCCCCCGGCTAAGAAGACACTGCGAAAACGCACTTTTTGAGCAGATGTCGCCTTGGTACCCGGAGGTGTGAAAGCGAAGTATATTCCCGGAGCGTTTTTGTGCACCATTTCCAATATGTTCGGATTTTGTTATTAAAAAAACACTTTTGTCCCAGCCTCTTCTTCTATTACAAAACAACTAAATTGTTAGACAAATAGATAACTGCTATAATTTCTCTTATATGAAATAAAGGAAGTGCAGGAAATTGGAATACAATGCAGACCTCATGTTAGAAGGCGGCGGCATGCGATGTGCATTTACTGTTGGAGTACTTGATTTCTTTCTTGATAAGAAAATAGAATTCCCATATGTAGCGACAGCATCAGCAGGTGCTCTTATCGGAAGTTCTTACATTGCAAAACAACGCGAAAGAAACCACAGCCTACTAACTGAAATGGTAAAGAACCGGGACTTCATATCATTTAGACGAATGCTGCGCAACAAAGAGTTGTTCAGCATGGATTTTATTTTTAATAAACTGGCAGTTGAATTGTTCCCTTTGGATTTCCAGTCATTTGCCCAGTCAAAATCGAAATTTATTATTGGAACAACAGATGTTAACACCGGAACGCCTATGTTTTACGATACATTTAATCATGAAGACGATTTACTTCGCATTATCATGGCATCCTGCTCGTTACCGGTACTCGCTCCAAGTGTTCCCTATAAAGACAAAGAATTAATGGATGGCGGTGTATCTGACCCGATACCAATAAAACCGCTAATCGACCGCGGACTAAAGAAACATGTTGTTGTGCTTACAAGGAACAAAGGATATGTGAAAAAAGCAACAAAATTGAGTTGGTTTTTCAAACGATATTTTAAAGACCAACCTGAACTCATAAAATTATTACAAAATAGGCATATCATGTATAACCGGACGATGCAAAAGCTGCTTGAAATGGAACAACGTAACGAAGTGTTTATAATTCAGCCCGAAGAACCGCTTGCCGCCAGCAGAATCGAAAAAAATAATCAGAAACTGGAAAAATTATATATCCAGGGATATCAGGAAGCGGAGAGAAAAAGTGAAGCATTGCTGGAATTCCTTAAAGCCACGCAAAAGCCTTCGGTAACTATTAACGAAAATTTATCGTCGTAATCATATTATTTTTTATGGAAATGATAAGCATAATAATATCTAGACGACTCAACGAAGAAGGTGGAGCAGATGGAACAGGCAGCACTGCTAAGCATCGTTGTTATCATCGTACTCGGGATTTTTTCGCAATGGCTGGCATGGCGGGTTCAGTGGCCATCAATCGTGATCATGTCCGTTGCCGGGTTACTTATTGGACCGATAATTGGACTGATTAATCCGGAAGAAGCTTTAGGAGAATTATATAGTCCGCTCATATCACTTGCGGTTGCAATCATATTGTTTGAGAGCAGTTCCGGTCTGGACTTTCGTGAATTAAAAGGACTCTCCAAATCTGTTTTCCGGGTCGCTGCAGCAGGAGCATTTCTTGCCTGGATAGGAGGTTCTTTGGCAGCACATTATATTGCTGGGCTGAATTTTGCGATTTCCTTCATCATCGGTGGACTATTTATCGTTACCGGACCAACTGTCATCATTCCACTGCTCCGACAAGCCAAATTAAAGCCGCGAGTTGCTACGGTACTAAAGTGGGAAGGAATCATCATTGATCCGGCCGGCCCGCTCCTTGCTCTTTTCGCTTACCAGATAATTAAAGTGATAAACGGTGACGTCCAGGGTCATTATATAATCAACTTCTTTTTAGGTGCATTGCTGGCGGTAATTATTGGCTTGGTCGCCGGACTTACCGTGAGCCGGATGGTAAAAAAAGGACTTTTTCCGGAATTTCTGAAGTCTCCAATTGTGCTTTCGTTTGTACTATTGTGTTTTACCGTCAGCGAAGTAATCATGCATGAGACAGGAATGCTGGCAGTAACGGTAATGGGACTTACCATGGCGAGGACAAAAAACTACATATCAGCCATCGGCAATGTTTCGCATTTTGTGGAAAATATATCTGTAATGCTGACATCCACCGTTTTCGTTTTATTGACCGCATCACTGACGCGCGAAACCATTATGGAAATTTTTACGTTGCCAATCCTTGGTTATGTGCTCATCATGCTCTTTCTCATACGTCCGCTTTCCATCTGGATTTCAACAATAGGTACGGAACTCAAACCGGCCGAAAAAACACTAATAAGCTGGATAGCCCCGCGTGGTATTGTAGCACTTACGGTATCCGGATATTTTGCCGGAATTTTGACTGAAGATGGCTATGCAGATGCAGCAATTCTGATGACCCTCACATTTGCACTCGTGTTTATTACCGTATGTGCCCACGGATTTACCCTTGAACCTTTTGCCAAAAAGCTTGGGCTTGCCAATACTGGGCAGGAAGGTATTCTGATTGTCGGTGCGAATCCGTTTTCCATTGCCTTTGCTGAATTTTGCAAAACACAGGAAATCCCAATATTGATCATTGATGATTCCTATGATCGGCTCATCCCAGCACAAAATAATAAAGGGATAAAGACATATTACGGTCAAATTTTATCCGAACACACCCAATTTGAAGTTGACCTAACGCCTTATAAATATATCCTGGCTATGACAGACGAACCTGCATACAACGGACTGATATGTCAGTCTTATGCACCTGAATTTGGCTACAACAATACGTTTGCACTGTCCGTAAGCAAAAGGAGAAGTTCCTCCAACGAAGAAATTTCACCTGCCGTAAAAGGGCATATTTTATTTGATGAGGATGCAGTCCTACCCGAGCTGAACCAGAAAATCAACGAAGGTTATACGTTTGACATGATGGAAATATCCAATAAAGAAATGATTAAGAAAGACGAATTCACAGCAAACAATGAACTGCTGTTTATTTGGAAAGAGAATGACGATATTGTATTTGTAACACACCAAAAAGAGCTCGACCCTGAAAAAGACGACAAAGCCGTTGTACTGAGAAAACCGGAAAAAAAGTAAATACAAAGCATCTATATAAAAAAGCGTCGAGACGTTGACAATAACGTTTCGGCGCTTTATTTGTATATGCGTTCCATCTCATTAACCGTCTATTTCCCGCCGCTTATAAACCATAACAACCAGCAGACTCATGACGACTACCCAGCCTGCAATGACAGCCAACTCTGTCCATACAGCCGAAATCGCCGCTCCCGTTTGTACATCCTGAGCCAAATTTACAAGTTGTATATTCGGCAGGTACTCAACAAAGGACAGCACCGGATATTCATCAGTCAATTCCCGCAAATAAGTTCCAAATGTGAATAAAAGCATGACCGGAGCAATGATTACCGATGCTTCCATCACCGATTTTGTAACAAGGCCTAATAACGTCCCAAGCGCAATATAAAATAAAATCGATACAAAAATTGCTATGGAAATAATTAATGGATCTGCAGGTTCATAGCCTGATAGCTTTGCCCCGATTATTACAATCAGCCCTGTAGAAATGAAACTCAGTAAACTTTTCCCGGTAAGGATTTCATTCGGGGTAGCCGGGGATAACATGAGGCCCCGCAATGTATTCTTTTCTTTCTCTTCAGCAATCATGACACATTGTAAATAAGATGCCACCATTGTAAACGTTAAATTGATGACAATATAATGTGCAACAACCGGCACGTTTGCTTCACTGCCAGTAATCACCGCTAGTACAAGAGGCAGGGGGATGAAGCCGGAAACGAACCAATAACGCATTATATCCTTTACATCTTTTCGAAAAATCGCATTCACGCGTTTTATGGAGAAAGTCATACAAGTTCCCTCCCTGTTACCTCTACAAAAATATCGCCCAATGTAGGCTCATTTGAATGAATGGATACGACTTTATCGTTAGCCATGTATCGATACATTTCCTGTGCACCTTCAGGACCTTTTTGCAGAATCACTTCGCTGTCATCTGCCAATGCTACGGTTACTGTCGAATCGGAAAAGCTTCTGCGCAATGTTTTCGGTTCATCGAGCAGTTGCACTTTTCCTTTATTCAAGAAAGCTACTCGATCACATAGCAACTCCGCTTCGTTCATATCATGCGTCGTCAAAAAAATGGTTGTTCCTTTTGCGTTTAACTGGCGCAGCCCGTCATGAATATGTTTGGAATTTACCGGGTCAAGTGCTGCAGTTGGTTCATCAAGAAATAACATTTCCGGCTCATGCAGAAGCGTGCGCGCCAGTGTGACACGCTGCAGCATACCTTTCGAAAGCTTTGCCACGAATTTCTTCTGTTCTTCCATTAAGTTCACCATATCAAGTACGTCGTTGATCCGGCTTACCGGAACATCATAGAGATCACAGTACAGCTTCAGATTGTCATAGATGGATAAACGATGGTACAGACCACTGTTATCCGTCAGAACACCGATTTTTTTGTAATAACCTGCTTTATTTAATGAAGAAGCAGGTATGTCAAACAGGTGTGCTTCCCCATCTGTTGGAAATAATTGTCCCGTCAGAATTTTGATTGTCGTTGTTTTCCCTGCTCCACTCGGTCCAAGGAAGCCAAATATTTCTCCCTTTTTTACATGGAAGGTTACATCTTCCAATGCTCTTTCATTGCCAAACACCTTTGCTAACGATTTCATTTCAATAATATTTTTCATTGCAGCTCCTCCCTTTTCTATTTCACCTTTAGCATAATAAAAAGGAAAATAAGGAGCATTATTTTTTCGATAAAAGGAGCTATTTTATGGTCGAGTGGAGAATAATTATGACCAATGGAGCTTATTTTATACCCAACATAACCTTTAGTTCCCCCATTTTCGTCTTGGATAATGGAATAACCGATTTATTCTGATCTTCCAGCATTAGGCTGTAACTGTTTCGGGTCCAGGTGACCACTTCACGTACTTGCTGCAAATTAACAATATATGAACGGTGACATCGAAAAAATCCATATGGCTTAAGTCGTTCCTCAAGCTCCGTTAAAGTAAAAAAACACGGGAAATTTTCTCCCATACTGTAAACATGGGACTGACCTGAGAAACTTTCGACATAATCAATTTCCTGTGGATCAAACAACACCATTTTCTCATTTACTTTTGTGGGAATCTTGTTAAATTGAATAGGATCTATGTCCGCTTCCACAAGTGGATCATCATTTTTAGGTGGTATTTTATCCTGTGGGGATGTTTCTGCCTGAATGGAGTGCAACCCCATTTCGTCCAAGCGGTATATGTCATTCGTCAAGGTAATGGCACTTTCCATATTTCCGGTTAAAACAAATATGCTTTTGCGGCTTTGCTGCAATGTTTTAAACACCCTTAATAAGATACGTTTTGTTTCAACATCTACATTTTGATCCGGCTCTTCAAATACAAACAATGCAGGATCCTGAAAAATCAGATGTGCTATTTGAATCCTTTTTTTCTTGGAGTAAGAAAGATTTCGCGCTTTTTCATGCTGGTACGTTGCCAGCTGAAGCATATCCAATATATCCTCGATGAATTGGTCAGACTCATAGAGCCGTTTATAAAATTTACAATGTTCCATTACAGTTAAACGTTCATAAAGGGCATCATCCAAAAAAGAATATCCAATTTGCGAATGATAATCCATTTTGCGCTGTGGAACCTTTTGTTGATTAACAGTTATTTTACCGCTCAGAATCTCAACCTTTCCAACCATCATATCCAACAGGGCACTGCGCACGTTTGTCGTGGAATGGATGGCAGCCGACTGCCCTTCAGCTATCTCCAGGCTGAATTTGGGGAAGATAATCACATCCTCACTTTGCTTTTCCAGGTTTTCAATCCTGAGTACTGCCATCCAATCACCTTTCCTGTTTATCGAGAATCCTGTTGATTTAATAATTCGACGAAAAGATAAATAAACCTTTCTGTACATTATATTTTCCGGATGACAAAAAACAGAACAGGTTTATTCGACTTCACTTATTTTCATGGTCATCTTGATGGATTCTGTTCTTTTCACTATATCTTCCAAGTATCTCTTTTAGTTTTTCAACATGTTCCGGCAGCATACTTTCTGTCCAATTTCTTGTATTCTGATTATTTGTCGTCATCTTTATGCCCCCATTGTACTTTTTCGGACTGGTTCAACTGATAGTATATTTGCTTTCGTAAACGTCCTTATTTTCCGCCGTTTAAAACAATACGCCATAACCGTATGTTGTTTCACACCGAACACACGAATAATTCGGTAACTCGTTTTATTATCGGCATCAAGATAAATCATTTTAAGTTTTTGTCCAGTCTGTGCCGCCTGAAAAAGCAACCTATCCATTATTGAACCCCCTTAAAGAACATTTGTTCGTATTGTATCACAAAAAAAGAAAAGCATCCATAAAAATGTTTTTTAAACTTAGACTGATTACTAAGATTTGCTTAGCAACTGTGTTAAACTAAACTAAACAATCACCCTCTGCTAAAAAAGGAAGGAGGTAAAACATGTTTAAAAAAATTATGAAGCAAATCAGGCACCTTTCTTATGGCAGCAGTAAACGGAGATATCGCAGCTTCCACCGTGGCAGTGGCAGCAGCAGTCGACGCCATAAACATTACCCCTTGAGCGGGAGCAAGCGTTACAAAAGAAGAAGCAGGAGCAGCAGTTAACCATCATCTATTGCCACATTAAGGGCAGCTTGCAGATCTATTAAAATTTCCTCAACATCTGAATATGGCTCATTAATCCGTAATAACCGTTTCAGTAAATGAGCCGTCTCTTTTTCCAGCGAAAGTTCTTCTGTCCAGGGGAGAGCTTTCTTATTGTTGGAGGAATACGTCGTATAAAGCAGATATAATAATATATCCCCCAAATCGTAATAATCTTGCTGTTTCATCTCCAGAATGTGTGAGGATTCTGATGATACCTGCTTAGCCAAACCAAAATCAATCAAATAAAGCTCTTTATTTTTAAGTAACATGTTAGGTATACGTAAATCAAGATGGAAAATATTATTTTTATGAAGATAATTTACAAGCCCAAGCAGTTGCTCCAGAATTAGCAGAGACTCTTCCTCATTAAACTTTTTATTATGTAAAAAGATCAGATCTTCCAGGTTGTCACCTTCAACGAGGCTCATTACATAAAAATAATTTCCATTAGTCGAAAACGCTTCATATAGAAATGGCATATTTTGATGATCCAGCTTCCTTAATAAGGAAAGTTCATTTTTAAACAAATCAATTTCTGTTTTATTGCGGCGTTTACTTTGCCGGAGCTGTTTAACCACCCGGTTCGTTTTTGTTTTCAAATCCTTTACGAGATAAACAATACCATAGCTTCCTGTACCCATGACCCGCAAAACCTCGTAGCGATTATTCAAAATTGCTCCTTCTTTAATTGGTATATCCACAAAAAACTGTTTTATTTTTCGAAACGAACGCAAAATGGAAATGCCCCTCACCCCAATTTTTAACCATGATTTCCATTAGTGTAACATGAAAAACAATAAAAGACGCACCCCCCTTTTCTTCCTGGAAATGCGCCGTTCTGCGGAGTATTTTTTGCGAACGGTTCTTCATGATCTCCTAAAGTTCCCCAGTACTTCACTCGTTTCACTGATGCTGACAAATGCTTTCGGGTCAACATTTTTAATAAGAGATTTGACGATTGCCAGTTCATAACGGGATATAACGGTATACAGCACTTTATTTTCAGCATTGGAATAAGCCCCATACCCATTCATGACGGTAATACCCCGGATTAAGTTTGCAATAAGTTCATTTTTCAGTTCTTCACCCTTCGTTGTTACCACCATTAAACTTAATTTTATATGACGGGTATGAACGCGGTCGATTACAACTCCAGTAATATAAATCGAAGCCATCGTCAGTAATGCCAAATTCCAGGAGAAAACAAACCCGGATATAAACA
The genomic region above belongs to Virgibacillus doumboii and contains:
- a CDS encoding patatin-like phospholipase family protein, which produces MEYNADLMLEGGGMRCAFTVGVLDFFLDKKIEFPYVATASAGALIGSSYIAKQRERNHSLLTEMVKNRDFISFRRMLRNKELFSMDFIFNKLAVELFPLDFQSFAQSKSKFIIGTTDVNTGTPMFYDTFNHEDDLLRIIMASCSLPVLAPSVPYKDKELMDGGVSDPIPIKPLIDRGLKKHVVVLTRNKGYVKKATKLSWFFKRYFKDQPELIKLLQNRHIMYNRTMQKLLEMEQRNEVFIIQPEEPLAASRIEKNNQKLEKLYIQGYQEAERKSEALLEFLKATQKPSVTINENLSS
- a CDS encoding cation:proton antiporter → MEQAALLSIVVIIVLGIFSQWLAWRVQWPSIVIMSVAGLLIGPIIGLINPEEALGELYSPLISLAVAIILFESSSGLDFRELKGLSKSVFRVAAAGAFLAWIGGSLAAHYIAGLNFAISFIIGGLFIVTGPTVIIPLLRQAKLKPRVATVLKWEGIIIDPAGPLLALFAYQIIKVINGDVQGHYIINFFLGALLAVIIGLVAGLTVSRMVKKGLFPEFLKSPIVLSFVLLCFTVSEVIMHETGMLAVTVMGLTMARTKNYISAIGNVSHFVENISVMLTSTVFVLLTASLTRETIMEIFTLPILGYVLIMLFLIRPLSIWISTIGTELKPAEKTLISWIAPRGIVALTVSGYFAGILTEDGYADAAILMTLTFALVFITVCAHGFTLEPFAKKLGLANTGQEGILIVGANPFSIAFAEFCKTQEIPILIIDDSYDRLIPAQNNKGIKTYYGQILSEHTQFEVDLTPYKYILAMTDEPAYNGLICQSYAPEFGYNNTFALSVSKRRSSSNEEISPAVKGHILFDEDAVLPELNQKINEGYTFDMMEISNKEMIKKDEFTANNELLFIWKENDDIVFVTHQKELDPEKDDKAVVLRKPEKK
- a CDS encoding ABC transporter permease, which produces MTFSIKRVNAIFRKDVKDIMRYWFVSGFIPLPLVLAVITGSEANVPVVAHYIVINLTFTMVASYLQCVMIAEEKEKNTLRGLMLSPATPNEILTGKSLLSFISTGLIVIIGAKLSGYEPADPLIISIAIFVSILFYIALGTLLGLVTKSVMEASVIIAPVMLLFTFGTYLRELTDEYPVLSFVEYLPNIQLVNLAQDVQTGAAISAVWTELAVIAGWVVVMSLLVVMVYKRREIDG
- a CDS encoding ABC transporter ATP-binding protein, which translates into the protein MKNIIEMKSLAKVFGNERALEDVTFHVKKGEIFGFLGPSGAGKTTTIKILTGQLFPTDGEAHLFDIPASSLNKAGYYKKIGVLTDNSGLYHRLSIYDNLKLYCDLYDVPVSRINDVLDMVNLMEEQKKFVAKLSKGMLQRVTLARTLLHEPEMLFLDEPTAALDPVNSKHIHDGLRQLNAKGTTIFLTTHDMNEAELLCDRVAFLNKGKVQLLDEPKTLRRSFSDSTVTVALADDSEVILQKGPEGAQEMYRYMANDKVVSIHSNEPTLGDIFVEVTGRELV
- a CDS encoding LytTR family transcriptional regulator DNA-binding domain-containing protein, translating into MAVLRIENLEKQSEDVIIFPKFSLEIAEGQSAAIHSTTNVRSALLDMMVGKVEILSGKITVNQQKVPQRKMDYHSQIGYSFLDDALYERLTVMEHCKFYKRLYESDQFIEDILDMLQLATYQHEKARNLSYSKKKRIQIAHLIFQDPALFVFEEPDQNVDVETKRILLRVFKTLQQSRKSIFVLTGNMESAITLTNDIYRLDEMGLHSIQAETSPQDKIPPKNDDPLVEADIDPIQFNKIPTKVNEKMVLFDPQEIDYVESFSGQSHVYSMGENFPCFFTLTELEERLKPYGFFRCHRSYIVNLQQVREVVTWTRNSYSLMLEDQNKSVIPLSKTKMGELKVMLGIK
- a CDS encoding protein kinase domain-containing protein, whose protein sequence is MRSFRKIKQFFVDIPIKEGAILNNRYEVLRVMGTGSYGIVYLVKDLKTKTNRVVKQLRQSKRRNKTEIDLFKNELSLLRKLDHQNMPFLYEAFSTNGNYFYVMSLVEGDNLEDLIFLHNKKFNEEESLLILEQLLGLVNYLHKNNIFHLDLRIPNMLLKNKELYLIDFGLAKQVSSESSHILEMKQQDYYDLGDILLYLLYTTYSSNNKKALPWTEELSLEKETAHLLKRLLRINEPYSDVEEILIDLQAALNVAIDDG